The DNA sequence CTGGGGCATCGCACCAGCTACACGTTCGACCGGTCGGTGGAGGTGTATCCGCATGTCATCCGGCTGCGGCCCGCGCCGCACTCCCGCGCGCCGAGCGGGGTCTACTGGATGACCGTCGAGCCGGAGGTGGGCGCGCCAGGCATCCTCGGCCACCGCCGGGTGCGTACCGTGCTGCGGTGATGATCCTGTCCGCCGAGGGTCCGCCCGAACCCGCCGCCGCCGACGTCGACGGCGTGCTCGCCGAGTACCGCGCCGCCCGCGCCCAGCAGGCGCTGTTCGACGTCCGCGGCGGCGCGGGCAGCGGGTACGACGAGTTCGTCGACGCGGCGGGCGACATCCGGCCCGCCTGGCGTGAGCTGGCGCAGTGCGTGGCCGAACGCGGCCGCGGCGGATTGGACCGGTTGCGCGAGGTCGTGCGCAGCCTCGTCGACAACGACGGCATCACCTACATCCACGTCGACCAGCACGGTGAGGTGATCACCGGCGGCGACGACAACGGCACCCCCGGGCCCTGGCACCTCGACGGGCTGCCGCTGGTGCTCGACGCCGACGACTGGGACCGGCTGGAATCCGGGCTGGTGCAGCGGTCCCGGCTACTCGACGCGGTGCTGACCGATCTCTACGGACCCCGCCGATCCATCACCAGCGGCGTCCTGCCCCCGCAACTGGTGTTCGCCCATCCGGGTTACGTGCGCGCCGCCCGCGGCATCGAAATCCCCGGGCGCCGCCAGCTCTTCCTGCACGGATGCGATGTGAGCCGCGGCGCCGACGGCGCGTTCCACGTCAACGCCGACTGGACCCAGGCACCGTCGGGCGCCGGCTACGCGCTCGCCGACCGCCGGGTGGTCGCCCACGCCATCCCCGAACTCTACGAACGGATCGGACCCCGGCCCGCGTCCCCGTGGGCCCAGGCGCTGCGCCTGGCGCTGATCGACGCGGCACCGGAATCGGCCGAGGAACCCGTCGTTGTCGTGCTCAGCCCCGGCATCCACTCCGAAACCGCCTTCGACCAGGCGTATCTCGCAAGCGTGCTCGGCTTCCCGCTGGTGGAGAGCCCCGATCTGGTGGTGCGCGACGGCAAGCTCTGGATGCGTTCGCTGGGCACGCTCAAGCGGGTGGACGTGGTGCTGCGCCGGGTCGACGCCGAGTACGCCGACCCGCTGGACCTGCGTGCCGACTCGCGACTCGGGGTGGTCGGCCTGGTCGAGGTGCTGCGCCGCGGCGCGGTCACCGTCGTCAACAGCCTGGGCAGCGGCATCCTCGAGAGCCCGGGGCTGCTGCGGTTCCTGCCCGAGTTGGCGCAGGAACTGCTCGGCGAGACGCCGCTGCTGCCGACCGCGCCCGTCTACTGGGGCGGTATCGACCTGGAACGCTCACATCTGCTGAGCCACGTCGCGTCGCTGCTGATCACACCGGTGACCGGTGGGGACACCATCGTCGGACCGGCACTGTCGCGGCGCCAGCGCGAGGAACTGGTCGCGCGGATCGACGCCGCTCCCTGGCAGTGGGTCGGCCGGGAACTGCCGCAGTTCTCCTCGGCGCCGACGGTGCACCGCAGGGGCGGCCTGTCGGCGGCCGGTGTCGGGATGCGGCTGTTCACCGTCGCGCAGCGCGGTGGCTACGCCCCGATGATCGGCGGCCTGGGTTACCTGCTGGCGCCCGGCAACGCCGCGTACAAGCTCAACAGCGTTGCCGCCAAGGACATCTGGGTCCGGACACCGGCGCGGGTCACCGCCGAGCGCATCGTCTCGCCCGACATCGACAGCGCCGCGCCCGCGCCGGTCACCGCCAGCCCGACCCGTGAGGTCAGCTCCCCGCGCGTGCTGTCGGACCTGTTCTGGCTGGGCCGCTACGCCGAACGCGCCGAATACACCGCGCGGCTGCTGAACGTCACCCGCGAGCGCTACCACGAATACCGCTACCGCCAGGGGATGGACGGCAGCGAATGCGTCCCGGTGCTGCTCGCCGCGATCGGCGACCTCACCGGCACCGACACCGGGGTGGGCGGCGACCAGGCCGAGATGATCGCGATCGCGCCCACCACACTGTGGGCCGTCACCGCCGACCGGCACCGCGCCGGATCGCTGGCCCAGTCCGTCGAGCGGCTGGGCCTGGCGGCGCGGTCCGTGCGCGACCAGATGTCCAACGACACCTGGAAGGTGCTGGCCGCCGTCGAACGGGCCGTGCTGCGGTCCTCGACCGCCCCGCCGGAATCGAAAACCGAAGGCGACGCGTACCTGGCGTCGGCGCACAGCACGACCCTGGCCGGCATGCTCGCCCTGTCCGGCGTGGCCGCCGAGTCGATGATCCGCGACGCCGGCTGGACGATGATGGACATCGGCAAACGCATCGAGCGCGGGCTCGGGCTGACCGGCCTGCTGCGGACCACGCTCGTCGAGGCGCGCCGCCCGGACGCCGAGCAGACCATCACCGAATCGACCCTGGTGGCCTGCGAATCCTCGGTCATCTACCGGCGCCGGATGCTGGGCACGGTCAGGGTGGCCGCCGTGGCGGACCTGCTGCTGTTCGACGCGGGGAATCCCCGCTCGCTGGCCTACCAGGTCGACCGGTTGCGCGACGGGCTGCGTGCGCTGCCGAGCTCCTCGGGCTCGTCGCGGCCGGAGCGGCTCGTCGACGACCTCGCCACCCGGTTGCGCCGCGTCGACCCGGCCGACCTCGAGACCGTCACGCCCGACGGGCGGCGGGCCGAGCTGGCCGACCTGCTCGACGCGATGCATCGCGATCTGCGCGCGCTCTCCGGTGTCATCACCGCGGCGCACCTGTCGCTTCCCGGTGGCATGCAGCCGCTGTGGGGCCCGGCCGAACGACGGCTGGTGCCGTGACCGACACGCCCCCGCCCGTTGCGCAGACGCGCGCCTACCGGGTCACCCACCGCACGGTGTACCGCTACTCCGACGTGGTCACCAGCTCCTACGGACGCGGCTTCCTCACCCCGCGGGAGTCGCCGCGGCAGCGGTGTCTGGCCCACGAACTGCTGATCGAACCGGACGCCGCCGACAGCTCGACGAGCCGTGACGGGTACGACAACCTCAGCTCGTATTTCCACGTCACCGAACGCCACGACACGCTCAGCATCACCAGCCGATCGGTGGTCGAGGTCGATCCACCGCCCGCCACGCTGTATGCCGGTGGATCGGCCAGGGCCCCCTGGGAGCTCGCCCGCCCGGTGGGCGCGGACGGCGCACTGGCCACCGAGTTCGCTCTCGACCTGCAGCCGCCGGAGATCACCGAGGCCGTACGCGATTACGCCGCAACGAGTTTCACGCCGGGCCGGCCGCTGATCGAGGTGCTGCGCGACCTGGGTTCGCGGATCCACCGCGATTTCACCTACCGCTCGGGGTCCACGACGGTGTCGACCAAGGTCAGCGAGGTTTTGGCGGCACGGGAAGGGGTATGTCAGGACTTCGCCCGGCTGGCGATCGCCTGCCTGCGCGCGAACGGTCTGGCCGCCAGCTACGTGTCGGGGTACCTGGCGACCGACCCCCCTCCCGGAAAGGAACGCATGGTAGGCATCGACGCGACGCATGCCTGGGCCTCGGTGTGGACACCGCAGAACCAATGGCTCGGGCTGGATCCCACCAACGACCAGATGGAGGACGAACGCTACATCGTGGTGGGCATCGGCCGGGATTACGCCGACGTCCCGCCGCTGCGCGGAATCATCTACACCGACTCGGAGAGCAGCGCGATCGAGGTGTCGGTCGACGTGGCACCGCTGGAGGGGGAAGTGCTGCATGCGTGACTTCAACTGCCCCGTCTGCGGGCAACGGCTGGCGTTCGAGAACTC is a window from the Mycolicibacterium litorale genome containing:
- a CDS encoding circularly permuted type 2 ATP-grasp protein, encoding MILSAEGPPEPAAADVDGVLAEYRAARAQQALFDVRGGAGSGYDEFVDAAGDIRPAWRELAQCVAERGRGGLDRLREVVRSLVDNDGITYIHVDQHGEVITGGDDNGTPGPWHLDGLPLVLDADDWDRLESGLVQRSRLLDAVLTDLYGPRRSITSGVLPPQLVFAHPGYVRAARGIEIPGRRQLFLHGCDVSRGADGAFHVNADWTQAPSGAGYALADRRVVAHAIPELYERIGPRPASPWAQALRLALIDAAPESAEEPVVVVLSPGIHSETAFDQAYLASVLGFPLVESPDLVVRDGKLWMRSLGTLKRVDVVLRRVDAEYADPLDLRADSRLGVVGLVEVLRRGAVTVVNSLGSGILESPGLLRFLPELAQELLGETPLLPTAPVYWGGIDLERSHLLSHVASLLITPVTGGDTIVGPALSRRQREELVARIDAAPWQWVGRELPQFSSAPTVHRRGGLSAAGVGMRLFTVAQRGGYAPMIGGLGYLLAPGNAAYKLNSVAAKDIWVRTPARVTAERIVSPDIDSAAPAPVTASPTREVSSPRVLSDLFWLGRYAERAEYTARLLNVTRERYHEYRYRQGMDGSECVPVLLAAIGDLTGTDTGVGGDQAEMIAIAPTTLWAVTADRHRAGSLAQSVERLGLAARSVRDQMSNDTWKVLAAVERAVLRSSTAPPESKTEGDAYLASAHSTTLAGMLALSGVAAESMIRDAGWTMMDIGKRIERGLGLTGLLRTTLVEARRPDAEQTITESTLVACESSVIYRRRMLGTVRVAAVADLLLFDAGNPRSLAYQVDRLRDGLRALPSSSGSSRPERLVDDLATRLRRVDPADLETVTPDGRRAELADLLDAMHRDLRALSGVITAAHLSLPGGMQPLWGPAERRLVP
- a CDS encoding transglutaminase family protein, which codes for MTDTPPPVAQTRAYRVTHRTVYRYSDVVTSSYGRGFLTPRESPRQRCLAHELLIEPDAADSSTSRDGYDNLSSYFHVTERHDTLSITSRSVVEVDPPPATLYAGGSARAPWELARPVGADGALATEFALDLQPPEITEAVRDYAATSFTPGRPLIEVLRDLGSRIHRDFTYRSGSTTVSTKVSEVLAAREGVCQDFARLAIACLRANGLAASYVSGYLATDPPPGKERMVGIDATHAWASVWTPQNQWLGLDPTNDQMEDERYIVVGIGRDYADVPPLRGIIYTDSESSAIEVSVDVAPLEGEVLHA